In Calditrichota bacterium, the sequence CTTTCAACAACTCCCAGACTGGCTTTTGGAACTTGATCGACTCCCCGAAATCAAACGTCGAGATCCGGCGCAGCCAGAGGAAATAGCGCGTATGGAGCGGCTTGTCGAGGCCATAGAGTTCACGCGTCTTAAGGATCACCTCTTCGCTGATGCCTGACTCGGCGAAACTGCCGCCGGCGGCTTGAGCCTTCATCGCAGCTGGATCGCCCGGCGCCAGATGGATGATCAGAAAGGCGACTACCGTGATTCCGAAAAGGGTCGGGATCATCAGCAACAGTCGCTTCAGGATATAAGAAGACAAAGGAGGCTCGGGGCTTAGGGCTTAAGACTTAGGGCTTAAGGTTTAGTAAGCAAGTAAGACGTTTGCACCAGGCGGGATTTTGTTACTTCACCCTCGGTGGCCGACTTGCGAAACCTGATTAAGTGTGCCGTCGGATGTCCCCATCCGACGGCGGAGCGGTCAGATGAAGACATCTGACCGCACAATTGGCTCCCATCCCTGTGGTGAAAACAGCAAATGCCTATCGCTGGATCAGGGATAACAATTTTGGTCTTAGTGTTTATCCGTAAATAACGCCTACTTTTCTGTAGGCAATGATGGCGCAAGCCAATTGCGCTAGGGCCACATAGCTTGCTGTTCTCTTCTCATAGCGAACCAACAGCTTTCTGAATCGGTTC encodes:
- a CDS encoding IS5/IS1182 family transposase, with product NRFRKLLVRYEKRTASYVALAQLACAIIAYRKVGVIYG